The following proteins come from a genomic window of Trifolium pratense cultivar HEN17-A07 linkage group LG4, ARS_RC_1.1, whole genome shotgun sequence:
- the LOC123881474 gene encoding uncharacterized protein LOC123881474, whose protein sequence is MFGQQQHIQQLHVFIMQQFMKCCNFQIQNSKTLAFTLIVVVLATGAKVSSYKKHGHPNVRHNSDANSINAAVGDGSNSNGVTDVASTGPSANHVHTTSSLESGHEVQEDDWFG, encoded by the exons ATGTTTGGCCAACAGCAACATATCCAACAGTTGCATGTTTTCATTATGCAACAATTCATGAAGTGTTGCaactttcaaattcaaaattcaaaaacacTAGCATTTACTCTAATCGTCGTAGTTCTTGCTACTGGTGCAAAGGTGTCAAGCTATAAGAAGCATGGACACCCTAATGTTAGGCACAATTCTGATGCTAATTCCATCAATGCTGCAGTTGGTGATGGAAGTAATTCCAATGGTGTAACTGATGTGGCTTCAACAGGACCTAGTGCTAACCATGTCCATACCACATCCTCACTTGAATCAG GACATGAAGTTCAAGAAGACGATTGGTTTGGGTGA